A single Candidatus Thalassolituus haligoni DNA region contains:
- a CDS encoding helix-turn-helix domain-containing protein: protein MKSWKLSPKMEDVAKYVECYWFLEKELHDQSFSYPKLNPDPSSHLIVSNLNSKYEYTHSAKAQNVSGSHWIFPHLKTFTMDHSAPFKIVGVKFKIGALYSLKINNFSSKLDKVEMIDVNHLIGSRTFNLDQLLINAAEQKKQVCNILDEVLLPWLSDSHEDKHSHLVRQIMLLVGDTAISEIGGKLHRSQRTIERSFARVTGLSMKQIQSMIHLEEILNDLYQLNKEDINWTDVANKFGFSDQSHFIRHLKSSIGKTPANYALDRDLTIDIYGNFEFD, encoded by the coding sequence ATGAAAAGCTGGAAGCTATCACCGAAAATGGAGGATGTAGCGAAATATGTTGAGTGCTACTGGTTTTTAGAAAAAGAATTACATGATCAGAGCTTTAGCTATCCCAAACTGAATCCAGATCCTTCTTCTCATTTAATTGTTTCGAATTTGAATAGTAAATATGAGTATACGCATAGCGCTAAAGCTCAAAATGTTAGTGGAAGTCATTGGATATTCCCTCACCTAAAAACATTTACGATGGATCACTCGGCTCCTTTCAAGATTGTTGGAGTCAAATTTAAAATTGGGGCGCTCTATTCTTTAAAAATCAATAACTTTAGTTCAAAGTTGGATAAGGTTGAGATGATTGATGTGAATCATCTCATTGGCTCTAGGACATTTAATCTAGATCAGCTTTTAATTAATGCTGCGGAACAAAAGAAACAAGTATGCAATATTCTGGACGAAGTGCTCTTGCCCTGGTTATCGGACTCTCACGAAGACAAGCACAGTCATTTAGTTCGTCAGATTATGTTATTAGTTGGCGATACAGCTATATCTGAAATCGGAGGAAAGTTACATCGTTCACAGCGTACTATTGAGCGAAGCTTTGCAAGAGTAACAGGCCTATCCATGAAGCAAATTCAATCCATGATTCACCTAGAAGAAATACTTAACGATTTGTATCAGCTTAATAAAGAAGACATCAATTGGACTGATGTTGCTAACAAATTCGGTTTTTCAGACCAGTCCCATTTTATTCGCCACCTTAAAAGTTCTATTGGCAAAACACCTGCTAATTACGCACTGGACCGAGATCTCACCATAGACATCTATGGTAATTTCGAATTTGATTGA
- a CDS encoding GyrI-like domain-containing protein, which translates to MEKIDYKKEFKHLYKPSAKKVEMVDVPTWNYLMVDGEGDPNTAQSFQDAIEVLYPLSYTLKFMIKKGELGIDYGVLPLEGLWWADDMSSFSVDNKDGWKWTLMIMQPELVTEELVEKAIEQVKTKKNPVSLPLVRFESFEEGKAAQIMHIGPFSEEGPTIEKVHSFIEENKSQRRGKHHEIYLSDIRRAAPEKWKTIIRQPMS; encoded by the coding sequence ATGGAAAAAATAGACTACAAAAAAGAATTCAAGCACCTCTATAAGCCATCAGCTAAGAAGGTTGAGATGGTGGACGTGCCAACATGGAACTATCTCATGGTCGATGGAGAAGGAGACCCAAACACTGCACAATCATTTCAAGATGCAATTGAGGTCTTGTATCCACTTTCATATACATTGAAATTCATGATTAAGAAGGGCGAACTAGGCATTGATTATGGCGTGCTGCCACTAGAAGGACTCTGGTGGGCTGATGATATGTCATCTTTCAGTGTCGATAATAAAGATGGCTGGAAATGGACGCTTATGATCATGCAGCCAGAACTTGTTACAGAAGAGTTGGTTGAAAAGGCAATAGAGCAAGTGAAAACCAAGAAAAACCCGGTATCTCTACCGTTGGTAAGGTTTGAATCTTTTGAGGAAGGTAAGGCTGCACAAATAATGCATATAGGCCCTTTCTCAGAGGAAGGGCCAACGATAGAAAAAGTTCACTCATTTATTGAGGAGAATAAAAGCCAGAGAAGAGGCAAACATCACGAGATATATTTGAGTGATATTAGGCGAGCTGCGCCAGAGAAATGGAAAACCATCATTAGGCAGCCAATGTCATGA
- a CDS encoding YkvA family protein, which yields MIFEVLKQKANELKKQTLTVYFASRDPKLSMHIKIIAILVVAYALSPIDLIPDFIPIFGLLDDIIIVPLGLALIIHLTPPEIIEAAQIKALQSTERPTSYIAAIIFIFIWLTILLLSDQWFYHEFIT from the coding sequence ATGATATTTGAAGTTTTGAAGCAAAAAGCTAATGAGCTAAAAAAGCAGACGCTTACCGTATATTTTGCATCTCGTGATCCTAAACTTTCAATGCATATTAAAATAATCGCTATTCTTGTTGTTGCTTATGCATTAAGTCCAATTGATTTAATTCCCGATTTCATACCAATATTTGGTTTGCTCGATGACATTATTATTGTCCCACTTGGTTTAGCGCTCATAATTCATTTAACACCACCTGAAATAATTGAGGCGGCCCAAATAAAAGCTCTACAATCTACAGAAAGACCAACAAGTTATATTGCAGCTATCATTTTTATTTTTATTTGGCTTACAATCTTATTGTTATCTGATCAGTGGTTTTATCATGAATTTATCACATAA
- the nadS gene encoding NadS family protein: MTSAFSSIKQGLSEAIEFSEGKVKKAIVHEFGPVDVKKIRAKVGMSQNEFASAFGISVSTLRHWERGDRTPHGPALVLLNVVAKEPGVVLRALAS; encoded by the coding sequence ATGACTAGTGCTTTCTCAAGTATTAAACAGGGCCTATCCGAAGCAATTGAATTTTCTGAGGGTAAAGTTAAAAAGGCAATCGTTCACGAGTTCGGCCCAGTGGATGTAAAAAAAATTAGGGCAAAGGTAGGTATGTCTCAAAATGAATTCGCATCTGCGTTTGGCATCAGTGTGAGTACGCTCCGTCACTGGGAGCGAGGTGATCGTACTCCTCACGGGCCTGCATTGGTTTTGCTAAATGTTGTCGCCAAAGAGCCTGGTGTTGTTCTTCGTGCTTTGGCATCGTAA
- a CDS encoding type II toxin-antitoxin system RelE/ParE family toxin, producing MIQWITLVSIQTIVELPEFQKRADGLLKPDEKVSIINYLASHPQSGDLMQGTGGIRKLRWSAQGRGKSGGVRVIYYYHNGAVPLFLLSVFGKGEKANISKAERNGLAKLTQLLLKHYGGSND from the coding sequence GTGATCCAATGGATTACACTTGTATCCATCCAGACAATTGTTGAACTCCCAGAATTCCAGAAACGAGCCGATGGCTTGCTCAAACCTGATGAAAAGGTAAGTATTATCAACTACTTAGCTTCTCACCCTCAATCCGGTGATCTTATGCAGGGAACAGGCGGAATCAGGAAGCTTCGCTGGTCTGCTCAGGGAAGAGGGAAAAGCGGTGGAGTCAGGGTGATTTATTATTATCACAATGGAGCGGTTCCTCTCTTTCTATTATCGGTTTTTGGTAAGGGCGAAAAGGCTAATATCAGCAAAGCCGAACGCAATGGGCTTGCTAAATTAACTCAACTATTACTCAAACATTATGGTGGTTCAAATGACTAG
- the flgF gene encoding flagellar basal-body rod protein FlgF, with product MDRALYIAMSGARQNTLGQSAHANNLANASTTGFRSDFTQSRAMGVFGEHFPSRAYALTERPASDFRQGPLQQTGRSMDVSIEGEGWFAVVGPDGQEAYTRSGDLSVDSDGRLMTGTGLQLLGDGGPVTLPEFTSIEVSRAGIVSIQPAGEQPVGIAEPVQLKLVNPDAQLLEKGEDGLFRFRDPNTPPAQGDANITLVNGFLEGSNVNAVSELTSLIALNRQYEMQVKLMKRVDENSASTTQLLGNQ from the coding sequence ATGGATCGGGCACTTTATATCGCTATGTCCGGCGCCCGCCAGAATACGCTGGGTCAGTCGGCCCATGCCAACAACCTGGCCAACGCCAGCACCACCGGGTTTCGTTCCGACTTTACTCAAAGCCGCGCCATGGGCGTGTTTGGTGAGCATTTTCCATCACGGGCGTATGCCCTGACAGAACGGCCAGCCAGTGACTTTCGTCAGGGACCGTTACAACAAACCGGTCGCAGCATGGACGTGTCTATCGAGGGCGAGGGCTGGTTTGCCGTGGTTGGCCCGGATGGTCAGGAAGCCTATACCCGCTCTGGCGATCTCAGTGTTGATTCCGACGGTCGTCTGATGACCGGCACCGGCCTGCAACTGCTCGGTGATGGCGGCCCGGTGACCTTGCCGGAATTCACCAGCATCGAAGTCAGTCGTGCCGGTATCGTCAGTATCCAGCCCGCTGGAGAACAGCCGGTCGGTATTGCCGAGCCGGTGCAACTGAAGCTGGTGAACCCCGATGCCCAATTGCTGGAAAAAGGCGAGGACGGCTTATTCCGCTTCCGCGACCCCAATACTCCCCCAGCACAGGGTGATGCCAATATCACTCTGGTCAATGGCTTTCTCGAAGGCAGCAACGTCAATGCCGTCAGCGAACTGACCAGTCTGATTGCGCTGAATCGGCAGTACGAAATGCAGGTGAAACTGATGAAGCGGGTGGATGAAAATTCGGCCAGTACAACACAGTTGCTGGGCAACCAGTAA
- a CDS encoding GNAT family N-acetyltransferase — protein MTEVHAAIDIVAVDFLNPRHAADLVALLNAYATDPMGGGEPLPLACRASLVARLATLPYAHSWIAYVNDQPAGLLNAFEGFSTFKAQPLLNIHDLAVNADFRGLGLSQQLLAAAEHKARLLGCCKVTLEVLSNNHVAQQAYLKYGFAGYELDPEAGHALFWQKMLDN, from the coding sequence ATGACCGAGGTACACGCTGCAATCGATATCGTTGCTGTCGACTTTCTGAACCCCCGCCACGCGGCTGATCTGGTCGCGTTACTCAATGCGTATGCAACGGATCCAATGGGCGGCGGCGAACCTTTGCCGCTGGCATGCCGTGCCTCTCTGGTGGCACGCCTGGCCACGCTGCCTTATGCCCACAGCTGGATAGCCTATGTCAATGATCAGCCCGCCGGGCTGCTCAACGCTTTTGAAGGCTTTTCGACCTTCAAGGCGCAACCCTTGCTGAACATTCACGACCTGGCTGTTAATGCGGATTTTCGCGGCTTGGGGCTGAGCCAGCAATTACTGGCAGCGGCAGAGCACAAGGCCCGTTTACTGGGCTGCTGCAAGGTGACGCTGGAAGTACTTTCCAACAATCATGTAGCGCAACAGGCGTATCTGAAATACGGCTTTGCTGGCTACGAACTCGATCCGGAAGCCGGTCATGCCTTGTTCTGGCAAAAAATGCTGGATAACTGA
- a CDS encoding methyl-accepting chemotaxis protein, which yields MISKLTGFRQSLIVVGLIMAIGFGLLISAALSAFSGQARAFEQVTRLNGQLLQLSQLYAGIAESSQMSNDQVLAAGLHRQEQQLLSELRQANLSLSQPITDSFSSWSRAFKQEHQNSQQMGSDVNSGQRGELTQALEALNKAQFYNMRKAYRLMVDSINDMVEQRTPAAIEAATTALADYVAFVAEMNLTEVFEQHLNTIQTELDTLVSLIDSYNQNRATESASLSELQQLLQQQQQQLMATLDTARAEAATTVDSARITILVTGLAVAAISILILLLTSRKAIGTLSRTAQTLERIAAGDLTRKMPENTGSNDDFDRLGRSVNQLTERLGHVLSQVKVSSKTLQKQAAELNKTLSVQTDDSANTEQQTLRVSSAIQEVSKTVIEMAQALDETNHLSSDAQQASRQGGTVINNALSSMEQLSHMFDDLQSQLDGLSTSSNRVDGVTAMIGGLAEQTNLLALNAAIESARAGEAGRGFSVVADEVRALAEKTVNATGSINQIIQEMQVQLKQLLTSMSQGQTQVTQSRALGDEAAAAMTRISQLFDQVNERNQQQAVSIEEIANTTRENVSSLERVVTQVSRGSEGLRDIRHFSEDVVGHANGLLQQTEQFRCG from the coding sequence ATGATAAGCAAGTTGACCGGGTTCCGTCAGAGCCTGATTGTCGTCGGTCTGATCATGGCTATCGGCTTTGGGTTACTGATATCTGCCGCATTGTCGGCGTTCAGTGGCCAGGCGCGTGCGTTTGAACAGGTCACCCGGTTAAATGGCCAGTTGTTACAACTGAGCCAACTGTACGCCGGTATTGCCGAATCCAGCCAGATGAGCAACGACCAGGTGCTGGCGGCCGGGCTGCATCGTCAGGAACAACAGCTATTGAGTGAATTACGGCAGGCAAATCTATCGTTATCCCAACCCATCACCGACAGCTTCAGCAGCTGGAGTCGGGCTTTTAAACAAGAACACCAAAATAGCCAACAGATGGGTTCAGACGTCAACTCCGGCCAGCGGGGTGAATTGACACAGGCACTGGAAGCATTAAACAAAGCCCAGTTTTACAACATGCGCAAGGCTTACCGGCTGATGGTCGACAGCATCAACGATATGGTGGAACAGCGCACGCCAGCGGCCATTGAGGCGGCGACAACCGCGCTGGCAGATTATGTTGCTTTTGTCGCAGAAATGAATCTCACCGAAGTCTTTGAACAGCACCTCAATACGATCCAGACCGAGCTGGACACCCTGGTCAGCCTGATCGACAGCTACAACCAGAACCGCGCTACCGAATCCGCTTCACTCAGCGAGCTACAGCAATTACTGCAGCAACAGCAACAACAATTGATGGCCACTCTGGATACCGCCCGCGCAGAGGCCGCTACCACCGTCGACAGCGCCCGGATCACCATTCTGGTTACCGGACTGGCCGTTGCCGCGATCAGCATCCTGATATTGCTACTGACCTCCAGAAAAGCCATCGGCACGTTAAGCCGTACTGCGCAGACACTGGAACGGATAGCGGCTGGCGACCTGACCCGCAAAATGCCAGAAAATACCGGCAGCAACGACGATTTCGATCGCCTCGGACGCTCCGTCAATCAGTTGACCGAACGGCTGGGGCACGTGCTCTCCCAGGTCAAGGTCAGCAGCAAGACATTACAAAAACAAGCAGCCGAGCTGAACAAGACCCTGTCGGTCCAGACAGACGACAGCGCCAACACCGAACAGCAAACCTTGCGGGTATCCAGTGCTATTCAGGAAGTCAGCAAAACCGTGATCGAGATGGCCCAGGCCCTGGACGAAACCAACCACCTGTCATCCGATGCCCAGCAAGCCAGTCGCCAGGGAGGCACCGTGATCAACAACGCCCTCAGTTCCATGGAACAGCTGTCACATATGTTTGATGATTTGCAATCCCAGCTCGATGGCCTCAGTACCTCGTCGAACCGGGTTGATGGCGTTACCGCAATGATTGGTGGCCTGGCAGAACAAACCAACCTGCTGGCGCTGAATGCCGCGATTGAATCGGCGCGAGCCGGTGAAGCCGGGCGTGGTTTTTCAGTAGTGGCCGACGAAGTGCGGGCGCTGGCAGAAAAAACCGTCAATGCGACGGGCTCCATCAACCAGATTATTCAAGAAATGCAGGTGCAACTGAAACAGCTACTGACCTCCATGTCGCAGGGGCAAACCCAGGTGACCCAGTCACGAGCGCTGGGCGATGAAGCTGCCGCAGCAATGACCCGCATCAGTCAGCTGTTCGACCAGGTCAACGAGCGTAATCAGCAGCAAGCCGTCAGCATCGAAGAAATTGCCAATACCACCCGCGAAAACGTCAGCAGCCTGGAACGGGTCGTGACCCAGGTCTCCCGAGGCAGCGAAGGATTAAGAGACATTCGCCACTTCTCCGAAGACGTAGTCGGTCATGCCAATGGCCTGCTGCAACAAACCGAACAGTTCCGCTGTGGCTGA
- a CDS encoding flagellar basal body L-ring protein FlgH translates to MTHKLPLEYTRVFGLRVSGLFLSLSLSLAMFASGCTSVPMERDVFPGDPDFAPVSAQSLQPPLQATGSLYQPRYSMGLYSDQQARRVGDIITVIFDEQYQSSKSAETKADKSSANSVGAGTILGTTPGLQNLNLGVETNSDKQFKGKGEADRSNSLSGEISVSVAEVLPNGILRIRGEKWLTLSEGDEYIRIIGLIRPQDITPNNTVASSKVADARISFGGRGNLNNSTKQGLVDRILTSPWWPL, encoded by the coding sequence ATGACTCACAAGCTCCCTCTTGAATACACCCGAGTGTTCGGACTGCGAGTATCTGGCCTGTTTCTCTCGTTATCGCTATCGCTTGCCATGTTTGCCAGTGGTTGTACGTCGGTACCGATGGAACGTGATGTCTTCCCCGGCGACCCGGATTTTGCCCCGGTATCTGCCCAGAGTTTGCAACCACCGCTACAGGCTACCGGCTCGTTGTACCAGCCTCGCTACAGCATGGGGCTGTACAGCGACCAGCAGGCGCGGCGGGTCGGCGACATCATCACGGTGATTTTTGACGAGCAGTACCAGTCGAGCAAGTCCGCAGAAACCAAGGCCGACAAATCGTCGGCTAACAGCGTTGGTGCCGGCACGATTCTGGGCACCACGCCGGGATTGCAGAACCTCAACCTCGGGGTAGAAACCAACAGCGACAAACAATTTAAAGGCAAAGGGGAGGCCGACCGCTCCAATAGCCTGAGCGGCGAAATCAGCGTCTCGGTGGCCGAAGTACTGCCGAACGGCATTCTCAGGATACGCGGAGAAAAGTGGCTGACCCTGAGTGAGGGGGACGAGTACATCCGCATTATTGGCCTGATTCGTCCGCAAGACATAACCCCGAACAACACCGTCGCCAGCAGCAAGGTCGCCGATGCGCGTATCTCGTTTGGCGGGCGTGGCAACCTCAATAACAGCACCAAACAAGGATTGGTCGATCGTATTCTGACCTCGCCCTGGTGGCCCTTGTGA
- a CDS encoding type II toxin-antitoxin system RelE/ParE family toxin, whose protein sequence is MRSYLLTAAARKDLIDIGRFTAEKWGKRQRDKYLKQLDDAFKLLARQPEIGRDADDIKAGYKKFSQGSHIIFYRAGMESKIVVIRILHNSMDVDQHL, encoded by the coding sequence ATGCGCTCATACCTACTCACCGCCGCCGCTCGAAAAGACCTTATTGATATTGGCCGCTTTACCGCTGAAAAATGGGGAAAGCGGCAACGCGACAAATACCTCAAGCAGCTTGATGATGCCTTCAAGCTGCTTGCTCGCCAACCTGAAATAGGCCGCGATGCGGATGACATAAAGGCCGGGTACAAAAAGTTCAGTCAGGGCAGCCATATCATCTTTTACCGAGCTGGCATGGAATCCAAGATCGTTGTGATTCGAATCCTCCACAACAGTATGGATGTGGATCAGCACCTCTAA
- a CDS encoding GNAT family N-acetyltransferase gives MKSHIRQYKVSDLEGVLNSWEVATRLAHPFMTDEFIAQERTNVAEIYMPNTDTWVAELGGEIKGFIALMGNEVGAIFLQPNCHGQGIGKALMDKAQEIHGNLEVEVFKVNSIGRNFYSKYGFEQLEEKLHEPTGQQVLRLKFTANKAKH, from the coding sequence ATGAAATCACACATTCGTCAGTATAAGGTTTCAGATTTAGAGGGCGTACTTAATTCATGGGAGGTGGCAACACGATTAGCTCATCCATTCATGACCGATGAGTTTATTGCTCAAGAGCGGACAAACGTAGCTGAAATATATATGCCTAATACAGATACATGGGTCGCCGAACTTGGAGGTGAGATTAAAGGCTTTATTGCACTTATGGGCAACGAAGTTGGGGCAATTTTTCTTCAACCCAATTGTCATGGTCAAGGTATTGGCAAGGCCTTAATGGATAAAGCCCAAGAAATCCATGGTAATCTTGAAGTTGAGGTATTTAAAGTAAATAGTATAGGTCGTAACTTCTATTCAAAATATGGCTTTGAGCAATTAGAAGAAAAGCTCCATGAGCCAACAGGGCAGCAAGTATTGCGCCTGAAATTTACTGCTAACAAGGCCAAGCACTAG
- a CDS encoding type II toxin-antitoxin system ParD family antitoxin has protein sequence MARNTSITLGPHFDEFIATQVENGRYGSASEVVRAGLRLLEETESKLERLRRLLDEGEQSGIADYSLENVIAELDNEAH, from the coding sequence ATGGCTAGAAACACCAGTATTACACTTGGCCCCCACTTTGACGAGTTTATAGCCACACAGGTTGAAAATGGCCGCTACGGCTCGGCGAGCGAGGTGGTGCGTGCCGGGCTGCGCCTGCTTGAAGAAACGGAAAGCAAGCTTGAAAGGCTCCGGCGCCTGTTGGATGAAGGCGAGCAAAGCGGTATAGCGGACTACTCCCTTGAAAACGTTATTGCTGAGCTAGATAACGAAGCCCACTAA
- a CDS encoding transposase, with protein MPKPATTANPKVEPSPALEKRVRRAFSTEYKLSIIQQAEACQHGELGELLRREKLYSNQLSQWRRERAEQGLEGLKKSAPGPAPKKTAEQKRIEQLEKENERLRKQIEIQNGCLTLQKKALDLLDMLDEDAS; from the coding sequence ATGCCAAAACCTGCTACCACTGCTAATCCCAAAGTTGAACCCAGTCCCGCACTGGAAAAGCGGGTGCGCAGAGCCTTCAGTACCGAATACAAGTTATCCATCATCCAGCAAGCCGAGGCCTGCCAGCATGGTGAGTTAGGGGAACTGCTGCGCCGTGAAAAATTGTATTCCAATCAACTGTCTCAATGGCGTCGGGAACGGGCTGAACAAGGGCTGGAGGGTCTGAAAAAATCCGCCCCAGGTCCCGCGCCGAAGAAGACCGCTGAGCAAAAACGTATCGAACAGCTCGAAAAAGAGAACGAGCGGCTACGCAAGCAGATCGAGATTCAGAATGGCTGCCTGACGCTCCAAAAAAAAGCCTTGGATCTGCTGGACATGCTCGACGAGGACGCGTCATGA
- a CDS encoding IS3 family transposase, protein MPDAPKKSLGSAGHARRGRVMNQLLQAPLPSGISERLACHVLDICRNTFRAIRARYHFCGPVNPHRRKRKDTQQPRALSVEERTQAKAVLSSTEYQDQPPAQVYYSLLQQGTYLCSISTMHRLLRVDGLNGERRLQRPRQSHAIPRLKATAPNQVWTWDIAKLPTRKRGEYLSLYVVMDLFSRYIVAWMLSRKENSALSSQLIMEAHERYDIQPGTLTLHQDRGTPMTAHCYLDLLGELTMTASHSRPRVSNDNAMSEAQFKTLKYQPDYPGRFDSYDHAVHWNEDYVRWYNHDHHHSSLAGFTPHQVFSGEYLEIAHLRQAALDEMYAQHPERFSKGRPNVPLPPAEVCINPVPEDADQETIEKGVNFPTLPRAITKAM, encoded by the coding sequence CTGCCTGACGCTCCAAAAAAAAGCCTTGGATCTGCTGGACATGCTCGACGAGGACGCGTCATGAATCAGTTGCTGCAGGCACCATTACCCTCCGGTATTTCTGAACGCCTTGCTTGTCACGTGCTGGATATTTGTCGTAATACCTTTCGTGCCATACGCGCCCGTTATCATTTTTGCGGGCCGGTGAACCCACACCGACGAAAGCGCAAGGATACCCAACAGCCACGGGCCCTGAGTGTCGAAGAGCGTACTCAGGCAAAAGCGGTATTGAGCAGCACTGAGTATCAGGATCAACCACCGGCGCAGGTGTATTACAGCCTGCTGCAACAAGGCACCTACCTGTGCTCCATCAGCACGATGCACCGACTGCTGCGAGTCGATGGACTCAACGGCGAACGCCGTCTTCAGCGTCCGCGCCAGTCGCATGCCATTCCACGGCTGAAGGCGACCGCGCCCAATCAAGTCTGGACCTGGGACATTGCCAAGCTGCCGACCAGGAAGCGCGGTGAATACCTGTCCTTGTACGTGGTCATGGATCTGTTCAGCCGTTACATTGTGGCCTGGATGCTGTCACGCAAGGAAAACAGTGCGCTGTCCAGCCAGCTGATCATGGAAGCGCATGAACGTTATGACATACAACCCGGTACGCTCACGCTGCATCAGGATCGTGGCACCCCCATGACCGCCCACTGCTATCTGGATTTGCTGGGTGAGTTGACGATGACGGCCAGTCATAGCCGCCCCCGAGTGAGCAACGACAACGCGATGAGTGAAGCACAGTTCAAGACCCTGAAATATCAGCCGGACTACCCGGGCCGCTTCGACAGCTACGACCATGCGGTACATTGGAATGAGGACTATGTCCGCTGGTACAACCATGATCACCACCATAGCAGCCTGGCCGGTTTTACGCCCCATCAGGTGTTTAGCGGGGAATACCTTGAAATCGCTCACCTCCGGCAAGCGGCACTGGACGAGATGTACGCTCAGCACCCGGAGCGCTTCAGTAAAGGTCGTCCAAACGTACCGCTACCACCGGCCGAAGTCTGCATCAATCCGGTGCCAGAGGATGCTGATCAGGAGACAATCGAAAAAGGCGTGAACTTCCCAACGTTGCCACGGGCGATTACAAAAGCAATGTAA
- the flgG gene encoding flagellar basal-body rod protein FlgG has protein sequence MMNALWVSKTGLEAQDLALTTVSNNLANVATTGFKKDRPVFEDLLYQIERQPGANSSADSRLPSGLQLGTGVRTAGTQKIFTTGSLQLTDQPLDMAINGRGFFQIAMPDGSIGYTRDGTFHINDEGTVVNVNGYALEPQISIPDQASTVTVSTDGIVQATLTGDPTPIDLGQIETMDFINPAGLQAMGGNLFQETAASGAPQGGIPNEAGFGAIQQGALENSNVEVVEELVKMITVQRSYEMNSKVVSAADQMLQFLTQNV, from the coding sequence ATGATGAATGCACTTTGGGTCAGCAAGACTGGTCTGGAAGCACAGGACTTGGCACTGACCACCGTTTCCAACAACCTGGCCAACGTCGCGACCACCGGCTTCAAGAAAGATCGGCCAGTGTTCGAAGATTTGCTGTATCAGATCGAACGTCAGCCTGGTGCCAACTCCTCAGCCGACAGCCGTTTGCCGTCAGGCTTGCAGTTGGGCACCGGGGTACGTACCGCCGGGACACAGAAAATTTTCACCACCGGGTCATTACAGCTGACCGATCAGCCGCTGGATATGGCCATTAACGGTCGTGGCTTTTTCCAGATCGCGATGCCGGATGGCAGCATCGGCTATACCCGCGATGGCACGTTTCATATCAATGATGAAGGCACCGTGGTGAATGTGAACGGCTACGCGCTGGAGCCACAGATATCGATTCCCGATCAGGCCAGCACCGTCACCGTGAGTACCGACGGCATTGTGCAAGCCACCCTGACGGGGGATCCAACGCCGATTGATCTCGGCCAGATTGAAACCATGGACTTTATCAACCCGGCGGGCTTGCAGGCGATGGGCGGCAACTTGTTCCAGGAAACCGCCGCCAGCGGTGCACCGCAAGGCGGTATTCCCAATGAAGCGGGGTTTGGTGCGATTCAGCAAGGTGCGCTGGAAAATTCCAACGTCGAAGTTGTGGAGGAGCTGGTGAAAATGATTACCGTCCAACGCTCCTACGAAATGAACTCCAAAGTGGTCTCGGCAGCGGATCAGATGCTGCAGTTCCTGACCCAGAACGTCTAG